GCTTCGCCCTCGGCGGCTCGCCTTTCGGCTCGCCGCGGCGCGACGAAGTGGGGCGTTGCTCTCGTCGGGGTAGTCGGCCTCTCGGGCTTCGCCCTCGGTGCCGCGTTCGCGGCACGGGCCTTGTGTTCTCGACGCGGGCTGGGGTTCCTCCCGACACCTGGGTTCGGGGTTGCCTGGGGTGCTGGGTCGCGGGGTGGTTACGGGGGGCGCGTCGGGGTGTGTGGGGGCGGGGGGCGTGCCACACTCACCCGCCATGAGCGCGCTTCGTCGTCCTGCCGCCCTCGTCGTCGTGGCCTCCGCCGCCCTGGTGCTGTCGGCCTGCGGGTCGTCACCGGACATCCCGCGGGCGCGCATGGTGACCCCCGACGTCGCCTTCCACGGCTGCGACACGGTGAAGTGCGAGGACACCCTCAACGGCGCGGCCTTCAAGATCGAGATGCCGACGACCTGGAACGGCACACTGCTCCTCTACTCCCACGGGTACCGCTACGCCGAGCCCGCGCCGCCGGACTTCGCGCCGGTCGACACCAACGCCACGGACGCCTCCGACGACGCGACCGCGAAGGCGCTGCTCGATCAGGGCTATGCGCTGGCCGGCTCCGCGTACGCCAGCAACGGCTGGGCGGTGGCCGACGGCGTCAAGGCAGCCGAGGACCTGCACACGTACTTCAGCCAGAACATCGGGGAGCCCTACCGCACCCTGCTCTGGGGCGACTCGCTGGGCGGGCTCATCACCCAGGTGATCGCCGAGAAGCACCCGGAGTGGGTCGACGGCGCTGCCCCGCTGTGCGGCGTGCTCGGCGGCGTCGTCCCCAACATGGACCTCGCGCTCGACGTGTCCTACGCCGTCAAGACGCTGATCTACCCCGGCCTCAAGCTCACGGGCTACAGCTCCTACGAGGAGTCGGTCACGAACTGGACCGAGGCGGTCAAGCGCCTCGTGGCCGCGGCGAAGGACACGGCCGGAGGCGGCACGGCGAAGGTGCTCACCATCGCCGCGCTGGTCAACGCCCCCCGCCAGACCCAGCACTTCGACGGCTCCACGATCGAGTCGCAGGTGTCGGCCACGGTCGAGGCGCTGGCCACCGCGCTCGGGTACGCGACCTTCGCGCGCTACGACCTCGAGAAGCGGTTCGGGGGCAACCCCTCCACCAACGAGGGGGTCGACTACGCGTCCCGGATCGACCCGTCCGAGGCGTCCCTGATCGACGCCGTCACCCCGGGAGCGGCGGAGGCGAACGCGGCAGCCCTGGACGCCGGCACCCGCGTGGCGGCCGACCCGGCCGCTCTCGCGAAGGCGAAGGCCGACGGCGGCGACCCGCAGGCCACGCTGACCAGGCCCGAGATCACCATGCACACCGCGGCCGACCCGCTCGTGATCGCGCAGAACGAGACCTTCTTCGAGGACCGCTACCTCGCGGCGCAGAAGGCGGGCACCGCCACGGCGGGGCTCGTGCAGCTGTTCACGGTGCCGCCCGCCACCTACCCGGCCGACCCGGGTGCTCCCTACGGGGCGGGCCACTGCAACTTCACGTCGCAGTCGCGCGTGGCCGTCATCGACCTGCTCACCCACTGGGTGCAGGACGGCGTCTACCCCGGCTCCGCCGCGATCGCGGCAGCGATGGGCACCTCGAGCGGCTACGAGGCCGCCTACCGGCCGGGGGACTGGCCGGGCACGCCGGGGCCGCTGGACTCCTGACGCCGGCACCCCCGACCGGGCGGCTCAGCCGGTCGGGGCCGGCGGCACGGCGGGAGCGACCGCCGGTGGCCGGCGCAGCTCCGACCGGGCGAGCAGCGCCCCGGTCACGCAGAGCAGGCCCACGACGGCGACCGCGGAGAGCACGATCGCGCGCACCGAGTCGTGCGGGCCGAACCACACGACGGCCACGAGGGCGACCACGGCGGCCCACAGCGCCAGCACCGCGCTGCGGTCCTCCACCGCGAGCCGGCTGTAGAGCAGGAACTGGGCCAGCGACTGCAGCGCGCCGAGAAGGGCGAACAGCGGCACGACCGGCACGAGCGCCTCGTACTGCGATCCGCCGACGACGGCCACCACGAGCCGGGGCAGCAGCGCCGTGCCGAGCACCAGGGCGGCGCCGAGGGCCAGGATCGCGCCTGCGCCCACCAGCATGGCCCGGCGGCGGCGCGCGTCGGCCATGCCGGGGAAGGCCAGCACCAGGATCGCCTGCGGCAGCCAGAACGCGACCTTCACGACGATGCCGCCGGCGGCGTAGACCCCGGCGGAGGCCGGGTCGAGGAAGTGCCGGGCCAGCAGCAGGTCGACGTTGGTGAGGGCGAACAGCGCCAGCAGCGCGTGCGAGGCGTGCAGCAGCTCGGCGCGCACCCCGGGCAGCGGCGCGCGCGGACCCGCCGCCTGCCGGCGCAGGAGCACCCAGAGGAGCAGCAGGCCGGCGGCGGAGCCGATCACCAGCCCCACGAGCGTGCCGGTGACGGTGCCCGTCACGAGCGCCCCGACGATCCCGCCGAGCGACTTGGTGACCCCGCCGAGGAAGTACGCCGCCGCGAGCAGCCCGGGTGTCTCGTGCCCCTGCGCCACACCGAGCCAGGCACCCGTGACCGTGAGGGGCACGAGGGTCAGCGCCACCAGCACCAGGTCGAGCGCGGAGTCCAGGTGCAGTACCGAGGCGAGCACCGGCCACACGACGACCACGGCCACGGCCACGCCCGCCGCAGCGGGCAGCGCCACCCGCACGCACGCCGCGGCGACCCCGCCCCGGTCGGCGGGCAGCGCCACGACCACCCGGCGCGCCGTGACCGCCTGAAGGCCGAGGGCCACGACGTTGCCGATGGCGACGACGCCCAGCAGCGACGCGAGAGCACCGAAGCCCTCCGGACCCAGCCGCCGAGCCCCGACGAGGTTCAGCGCGTACGTCGCCACCTGCGCGGTGCCGATGCCGAGCGCCACGAGGGCGGCGGCGCCGACGAGCCCGCGGGCTCGCGTCGTGCCGTCCATGCGCACGGCTCCTCGGTGGCTGGTGCGGGTGACCCGGTGGGTCGTCGCCCGGAGGCGACGGCGTCGCGACACCATAGGCCGTCATGGCCCCCGTCGACCCGCGCGCGCTCCGGCGGCACCTCGGCGGTCGCCGTGGCTGACGCTCGGCCCGTGGCCCCGGCCGCAGGGCTGCCCTCGCCACGATGGCTGCGCTGGACGCCGGCCGTCGTCGTCATGGCCGTGGTGGCGGTGGTGCTCGGGCCGGCCCTGCGTCCGGGCTACGTGCTCACCGGCGACCAGGTCTTCGTGCCGGACCAGACACTTCTGCCCTGGATGCTCGGGCTCGGTGGCGGCCTGCCCCGATCGGTGCCGCAGGACGCGGTCGTGGCACTCGTCACGGGTCCTGTCCCGGGGTGGGTGTGGGAGAAGGTGGCGCTGCTGGGGGCCCTCAGCACGCTCGGCCTCGGCGTGGCACGGCTGCTGCGACCGGCCGGACGACGTGCCGCCGTCGTGGGCGCCGTCGCGGCGGTGTGGTCGCCCTACGTCGCCGAGCGGCTGCTCCAGGGGCACTGGAGTCTCCTCCTCGCCGTCGCGGTGCTGCCCTGGGCCGTGGCCCAGGCGGACGCTGCACGGCGCGGCGAGGTCCGGGCGGCCTCCCGGTGGGTCCTCCTCGTGGGGCTGGCC
The genomic region above belongs to Frankiales bacterium and contains:
- a CDS encoding polysaccharide biosynthesis protein; protein product: MDGTTRARGLVGAAALVALGIGTAQVATYALNLVGARRLGPEGFGALASLLGVVAIGNVVALGLQAVTARRVVVALPADRGGVAAACVRVALPAAAGVAVAVVVVWPVLASVLHLDSALDLVLVALTLVPLTVTGAWLGVAQGHETPGLLAAAYFLGGVTKSLGGIVGALVTGTVTGTLVGLVIGSAAGLLLLWVLLRRQAAGPRAPLPGVRAELLHASHALLALFALTNVDLLLARHFLDPASAGVYAAGGIVVKVAFWLPQAILVLAFPGMADARRRRAMLVGAGAILALGAALVLGTALLPRLVVAVVGGSQYEALVPVVPLFALLGALQSLAQFLLYSRLAVEDRSAVLALWAAVVALVAVVWFGPHDSVRAIVLSAVAVVGLLCVTGALLARSELRRPPAVAPAVPPAPTG